The proteins below come from a single Necator americanus strain Aroian chromosome V, whole genome shotgun sequence genomic window:
- a CDS encoding hypothetical protein (NECATOR_CHRV.G18753.T3), with the protein MSRLRDPADYVSKAKHRWAGHIMRRIDDRWTKRTLEWIPRDAKRPRGRPPTRWGDVFATRMDQLRAQLDTAQGPRQRHLRNLRTSWMTMARERNEWKRCWGPHPRCRLNLKKLIQDNFLDSRGNAMKKLAVLLVVALLAVAFARPKKDSSDSSEDDKERKDKHKDKKKHGGKHKHHKSSSSSESNSSEEEESTTQLSTTEENQTTAEANSTQDVQETSRTTTASSDRATDATEAATVPVSPAE; encoded by the exons atgtcccgtcttcgcgacccagcggattatgtatcgaaagcaaaacatagatgggccggtcacatcatgagaagaatcgacgatagatggactaaaagaacgttagagtggatcccaagagatgctaaacgtcctcgagggagaccgccaacgagatggggtgacgtgtttgctacacggatggaccagctgagagctcagctggatacggctcaaggacctcgtcagcGTCACttacgaaacttgagaacatcttggatgacaatggcgagggaacgaaacgagtggaagagatgctggggcccgcac CCACGTTGCCGACTGAATCTTAAGAAACTCATCCAAGATAACTTCCTAGATtccagag GTAACGCCATGAAGAAACTTGCTGTTCTACTTGTTGTCGCCCTTCTTGCTGTAGCCTTCGCACGGCCCAAAAAGGACAGCTCTGATTCCAGTGAAGACGACAAAGAACGAAAAGACAAACATAAGGACAAAAAGAAG CACGGAGGCAAACACAAACACCACAAGAGTTCGTCGAGCTCGGAAAGCAACTcgagtgaagaagaagaaagtacCACTCAATTGTCAACGACTGAAGAGAATCAGACAACTGCTGAAGCAAACTCGACTCAAGATGTGCAGGAAACGAGCAGAACAACTACCGCCTCGTCTGATAGAGCAACTGATGCAACAGAGGCAGCTACTGTTCCTGTTTCTCCTGCTGAATAA
- a CDS encoding hypothetical protein (NECATOR_CHRV.G18754.T2) — MTTLCVRHTYACTEVAIEDLIMHTRKIGVNGLTQTRHRHRPDSVYDTGEALFLKTCKSRGVDEVHVFVNKSMMTIASVEQLKTRIGRLRMRRSKRQIGR; from the coding sequence ATGACGACACTGTGCGTACGACACACTTACGCTTGTACTGAAGTGGCCATAGAAGATCTGATAATGCACACCAGAAAGATTGGCGTCAACGGACTGACGCAGACAAGACACCGTCACCGACCGGATTCCGTGTATGACACTGGAGAAGCACTGTTCCTAAAAACATGCAAGAGCAGAGGAGTCGATGAAGTCCATGTCTTCGTCAACAAGAGCATGATGACCATCGCCTCCGTCGAACAACTTaagacccgaatcggacgtctgcgaaTGAGACGGTCAAaaaggcagattgggcgatag
- a CDS encoding hypothetical protein (NECATOR_CHRV.G18754.T1) produces MVRMTTLCVRHTYACTEVAIEDLIMHTRKIGVNGLTQTRHRHRPDSVYDTGEALFLKTCKSRGVDEVHVFVNKSMMTIASVEQLKTRIGRLRMRRSKRQIGR; encoded by the coding sequence ATGGTTAGGATGACGACACTGTGCGTACGACACACTTACGCTTGTACTGAAGTGGCCATAGAAGATCTGATAATGCACACCAGAAAGATTGGCGTCAACGGACTGACGCAGACAAGACACCGTCACCGACCGGATTCCGTGTATGACACTGGAGAAGCACTGTTCCTAAAAACATGCAAGAGCAGAGGAGTCGATGAAGTCCATGTCTTCGTCAACAAGAGCATGATGACCATCGCCTCCGTCGAACAACTTaagacccgaatcggacgtctgcgaaTGAGACGGTCAAaaaggcagattgggcgatag
- a CDS encoding hypothetical protein (NECATOR_CHRV.G18753.T2), with amino-acid sequence MKKLAVLLVVALLAVAFARPKKDSSDSSEDDKERKDKHKDKKKHGGKHKHHKSSSSSESNSSEEEESTTQLSTTEENQTTAEANSTQDVQETSRTTTASSDRATDATEAATVPVSPAE; translated from the exons ATGAAGAAACTTGCTGTTCTACTTGTTGTCGCCCTTCTTGCTGTAGCCTTCGCACGGCCCAAAAAGGACAGCTCTGATTCCAGTGAAGACGACAAAGAACGAAAAGACAAACATAAGGACAAAAAGAAG CACGGAGGCAAACACAAACACCACAAGAGTTCGTCGAGCTCGGAAAGCAACTcgagtgaagaagaagaaagtacCACTCAATTGTCAACGACTGAAGAGAATCAGACAACTGCTGAAGCAAACTCGACTCAAGATGTGCAGGAAACGAGCAGAACAACTACCGCCTCGTCTGATAGAGCAACTGATGCAACAGAGGCAGCTACTGTTCCTGTTTCTCCTGCTGAATAA
- a CDS encoding hypothetical protein (NECATOR_CHRV.G18753.T1) — MSRLRDPADYVSKAKHRWAGHIMRRIDDRWTKRTLEWIPRDAKRPRGRPPTRWGDVFATRMDQLRAQLDTAQGPRQRHLRNLRTSWMTMARERNEWKRCWGPHVQ; from the coding sequence atgtcccgtcttcgcgacccagcggattatgtatcgaaagcaaaacatagatgggccggtcacatcatgagaagaatcgacgatagatggactaaaagaacgttagagtggatcccaagagatgctaaacgtcctcgagggagaccgccaacgagatggggtgacgtgtttgctacacggatggaccagctgagagctcagctggatacggctcaaggacctcgtcagcGTCACttacgaaacttgagaacatcttggatgacaatggcgagggaacgaaacgagtggaagagatgctggggcccgcacgtccagtga
- a CDS encoding hypothetical protein (NECATOR_CHRV.G18753.T4): protein MSRLRDPADYVSKAKHRWAGHIMRRIDDRWTKRTLEWIPRDAKRPRGRPPTRWGDVFATRMDQLRAQLDTAQGPRQRHLRNLRTSWMTMARERNEWKRCWGPHIPEELITGPGNAMKKLAVLLVVALLAVAFARPKKDSSDSSEDDKERKDKHKDKKKHGGKHKHHKSSSSSESNSSEEEESTTQLSTTEENQTTAEANSTQDVQETSRTTTASSDRATDATEAATVPVSPAE, encoded by the exons atgtcccgtcttcgcgacccagcggattatgtatcgaaagcaaaacatagatgggccggtcacatcatgagaagaatcgacgatagatggactaaaagaacgttagagtggatcccaagagatgctaaacgtcctcgagggagaccgccaacgagatggggtgacgtgtttgctacacggatggaccagctgagagctcagctggatacggctcaaggacctcgtcagcGTCACttacgaaacttgagaacatcttggatgacaatggcgagggaacgaaacgagtggaagagatgctggggcccgcac ATtccagag GAGCTCATCACTGGTCCAGGTAACGCCATGAAGAAACTTGCTGTTCTACTTGTTGTCGCCCTTCTTGCTGTAGCCTTCGCACGGCCCAAAAAGGACAGCTCTGATTCCAGTGAAGACGACAAAGAACGAAAAGACAAACATAAGGACAAAAAGAAG CACGGAGGCAAACACAAACACCACAAGAGTTCGTCGAGCTCGGAAAGCAACTcgagtgaagaagaagaaagtacCACTCAATTGTCAACGACTGAAGAGAATCAGACAACTGCTGAAGCAAACTCGACTCAAGATGTGCAGGAAACGAGCAGAACAACTACCGCCTCGTCTGATAGAGCAACTGATGCAACAGAGGCAGCTACTGTTCCTGTTTCTCCTGCTGAATAA